A genomic region of Methanosarcina thermophila TM-1 contains the following coding sequences:
- the hdrD gene encoding dihydromethanophenazine:CoB--CoM heterodisulfide reductase subunit HdrD, whose translation MAKRNPSIDTKNLTAVQLMELDACVRCGECVKWCPTYAASGEKPGLAPRDKILRWRQYMNKSYGLKARLFGPQEIPISELEEFKDDVHGCTTCGICSTVCEAGINTVELWESMRANLVKKGIGPYGKQNMFPKLIGQYRNPYMKDQKDRLAWVPPDVKIEDKADIVYFTGCTAGYNQLALAFATSRVLNKLGIKFAMLGEDEWCCGSALIRTGQAHINNVPYELAKHNVEAIQKKGAKKVLFACAGCFRAAKVDWPRLLGKELPFEVVHVSEFLAGLIKEGKIKWEKSINKTVTYHDPCHLGRHVGVFDAPRYVLSHIPGVKFVEMDRIKEFQRCCGAGGGVKAGLPDLAMAVAESRVKDALDTKADILSSCCPFCKRNLMDGRDSLKVDLVVEDVIELVAEALNLETK comes from the coding sequence ATGGCAAAACGTAACCCTTCAATCGATACAAAGAATCTCACTGCAGTCCAGCTTATGGAACTTGATGCCTGTGTTCGCTGCGGTGAATGTGTAAAATGGTGTCCAACTTATGCCGCTTCTGGCGAGAAGCCAGGATTAGCCCCTAGAGACAAGATCCTGCGCTGGAGGCAATACATGAACAAGTCCTACGGACTTAAGGCAAGGCTCTTTGGTCCGCAGGAAATCCCAATTTCAGAGCTTGAAGAATTCAAGGATGATGTGCACGGCTGTACTACCTGCGGTATCTGTTCAACTGTCTGTGAAGCAGGCATTAACACCGTGGAACTCTGGGAATCTATGAGAGCAAACCTTGTAAAGAAAGGTATAGGTCCTTATGGGAAGCAGAACATGTTCCCGAAACTTATTGGGCAGTACCGCAACCCTTACATGAAGGATCAAAAAGACAGGCTTGCCTGGGTTCCCCCAGATGTGAAAATTGAAGACAAAGCCGATATTGTCTACTTCACCGGCTGTACTGCAGGATATAATCAGCTCGCCTTAGCCTTTGCGACCTCACGTGTGCTCAACAAACTGGGTATTAAGTTTGCTATGCTTGGTGAAGATGAATGGTGCTGTGGCTCAGCCCTTATCAGGACAGGTCAGGCACATATCAATAACGTGCCCTACGAACTTGCGAAACACAATGTTGAAGCTATCCAGAAGAAGGGTGCCAAGAAGGTCCTTTTTGCATGTGCAGGTTGTTTCCGCGCTGCAAAGGTCGACTGGCCCAGGCTTCTCGGCAAAGAGCTGCCTTTTGAGGTTGTCCACGTTTCAGAGTTCCTTGCAGGCTTGATAAAAGAAGGCAAAATTAAATGGGAGAAGTCTATTAACAAGACCGTTACTTACCACGACCCCTGCCACCTTGGCCGTCACGTAGGCGTCTTTGATGCCCCCAGATATGTGCTATCCCACATTCCAGGTGTTAAGTTTGTCGAGATGGACAGAATAAAAGAATTCCAGCGCTGCTGTGGAGCTGGCGGTGGTGTAAAGGCAGGTCTCCCTGATCTTGCTATGGCAGTCGCAGAATCCAGGGTTAAGGATGCTCTTGATACCAAGGCAGATATCCTTTCCAGCTGCTGCCCATTCTGTAAGAGAAACCTGATGGATGGTCGGGACTCACTCAAAGTTGACCTTGTTGTCGAGGACGTCATTGAGCTTGTTGCAGAGGCTCTGAACCTTGAGACTAAATAA
- a CDS encoding DUF116 domain-containing protein translates to MYMPYEFLGKIFVILVLFTLAGTGIALIIGAYSFKNHRIIFPGFVLFTLYLFYSPAKWLCKVFRIRDTLVDDILIDVRNAVMHDDFQQVKGKKILLLPQCLRHPNCKARCDPIHGYECKRCGLCDISKISEAADRCNFKVFIVPGGSFVKKIFKEYKPEACLGVACYNELSENMQAVSFVPVQGVLLLRDGCFNTEANVEEIIQKMEMCNV, encoded by the coding sequence ATGTATATGCCTTACGAATTTTTAGGGAAAATATTTGTAATCCTGGTATTATTTACACTGGCAGGAACCGGGATTGCCTTGATTATTGGGGCATATTCATTCAAAAATCACAGAATTATTTTTCCGGGATTTGTATTGTTTACGCTTTATCTTTTCTATTCCCCTGCAAAATGGCTTTGTAAAGTTTTCAGGATAAGGGATACCCTTGTTGACGATATCCTCATTGATGTCCGAAACGCTGTTATGCATGATGATTTCCAGCAAGTTAAAGGTAAGAAAATTCTGCTCCTTCCTCAATGTCTGCGCCATCCAAACTGTAAAGCAAGGTGTGATCCCATACACGGATATGAATGTAAACGATGTGGACTATGTGACATCTCAAAAATCTCCGAAGCTGCTGACAGGTGCAATTTCAAAGTTTTTATAGTGCCTGGAGGAAGTTTTGTTAAAAAGATTTTTAAGGAGTATAAGCCTGAAGCCTGCCTGGGAGTCGCCTGTTATAACGAGCTTTCCGAAAATATGCAGGCTGTATCCTTTGTTCCTGTGCAAGGCGTTCTTCTTCTAAGAGATGGATGCTTTAATACTGAAGCCAATGTTGAGGAAATCATTCAAAAAATGGAGATGTGTAATGTATAA
- a CDS encoding DUF116 domain-containing protein has translation MYNIIGKVLFYFIIVSLLLSGIALFVSRRSLTGNIYLAGFFANVLDFFYLPLRQLFLKFSDTRILDKWMASLKNRAYKSDFAKTKKRILLAPHCMRSLDCPAYSTQTGIQCKSCGKCVFTQLKKDAEKYGYKLFIVTGSSFIKNILKMEAADGVLMIACDYEINKVMRALKGKNVASYGIPMERDGCFGTEVDYQKVLDVFEIFKN, from the coding sequence ATGTATAACATCATCGGAAAGGTTCTCTTCTATTTTATAATTGTCTCCCTTCTTCTTTCTGGTATAGCTCTGTTTGTCAGCAGACGAAGTCTGACGGGAAACATTTACCTTGCAGGTTTTTTTGCAAATGTGCTTGATTTCTTTTATCTGCCTTTAAGACAACTTTTCCTTAAATTTTCCGATACACGAATTCTGGATAAGTGGATGGCATCTCTGAAAAACCGAGCCTATAAGTCTGATTTTGCAAAAACAAAAAAGAGGATTCTTCTGGCTCCACACTGCATGCGGAGTCTTGACTGCCCGGCTTATTCTACTCAGACAGGGATACAGTGTAAATCCTGTGGAAAATGCGTCTTTACTCAACTGAAAAAAGATGCTGAGAAATATGGGTATAAATTATTCATTGTTACAGGTTCCTCTTTTATAAAGAATATCCTTAAAATGGAAGCTGCCGATGGTGTCCTTATGATTGCCTGCGATTACGAAATCAACAAGGTAATGCGTGCCCTCAAAGGAAAAAACGTTGCAAGCTATGGTATTCCTATGGAAAGGGACGGCTGCTTCGGTACCGAGGTGGATTACCAGAAAGTTTTGGATGTTTTTGAAATTTTTAAGAATTAA
- a CDS encoding geranylgeranyl reductase family protein, with product MYDVIIIGGGPSGASAGRRAGKLGLKTLLLEKMKFPRYKPCGGGLSEHALSYLDFELPQDIVEWEVTGANVIFRDQSIEVHKDHRLSVLVSRDKFDNFLLEKAKETGIEVHTGEKALCCREMPDCVEVDTSEGTYRAKFAIISEGAQGVVKTCVRTTDNREEYGICVVTEVPADEKEIEERLGKTVELHFGVAGGGYGWIFPHRTYYSVGIGGVIKDFPHPKKSMLEFLKKNGFSGEYKLHGHKIPWGGIKRKVVGSRVLLSGDAAGYVDSFLGEGIAYAICSGQFAADVIAEICLQGKSLKDLSRYEALCQAEFGTHLKYSFIFSRIMHRLPDRAFKIFTSGDKMINKYLEVVDYKIDYKDYLHWVLLNFKLK from the coding sequence ATGTATGACGTAATTATTATAGGTGGTGGTCCCTCCGGAGCCTCAGCCGGAAGAAGGGCAGGAAAACTTGGGCTGAAGACCCTGCTGCTTGAGAAGATGAAATTCCCCAGATATAAGCCCTGTGGCGGAGGACTTTCGGAGCATGCACTGTCTTATCTTGATTTCGAACTCCCTCAGGATATTGTTGAGTGGGAAGTCACAGGGGCAAATGTGATTTTTAGGGATCAGTCAATTGAAGTACATAAAGACCATCGCCTGTCTGTACTTGTCTCCAGGGATAAGTTTGATAATTTCCTTCTTGAAAAGGCAAAAGAAACAGGAATTGAAGTCCATACCGGAGAAAAAGCTCTTTGCTGCAGGGAAATGCCTGACTGCGTTGAGGTGGATACCAGCGAGGGCACATACCGGGCAAAATTTGCGATAATCTCGGAAGGCGCCCAGGGGGTTGTCAAAACCTGTGTGCGAACCACAGATAATAGAGAAGAGTATGGAATCTGTGTTGTCACTGAAGTTCCTGCGGATGAAAAAGAAATTGAAGAGCGTCTGGGAAAAACTGTAGAACTACACTTTGGCGTTGCTGGCGGGGGATATGGCTGGATCTTTCCTCACAGAACCTATTATTCTGTCGGTATTGGAGGGGTTATCAAGGATTTCCCGCATCCCAAAAAGTCCATGCTCGAGTTCCTGAAGAAAAATGGCTTTTCCGGAGAGTATAAACTTCATGGGCATAAAATTCCCTGGGGAGGGATTAAGCGGAAAGTCGTGGGTTCAAGAGTCCTTCTAAGTGGAGATGCTGCTGGATATGTAGATTCTTTCTTGGGTGAGGGGATTGCCTATGCAATCTGTTCAGGGCAGTTTGCGGCTGATGTAATCGCAGAAATTTGCTTGCAAGGCAAAAGCCTTAAAGATCTGAGCAGATATGAGGCTCTCTGCCAAGCAGAATTTGGGACTCATCTCAAGTATTCATTTATATTTTCCAGGATAATGCACCGTCTTCCTGATCGGGCATTTAAGATCTTCACATCAGGTGATAAAATGATCAATAAGTATCTTGAGGTTGTGGATTACAAAATTGACTATAAGGATTACCTGCACTGGGTTCTCCTGAATTTTAAACTTAAGTAA
- a CDS encoding geranylgeranyl reductase family protein, with protein sequence MYDLIIVGGGPSGASAGRTAGKRGLLTLLIEKEHFPRYKPCGGALSSYGLSCLDFKLPEQVIERNISKVRVHFRDRFVEGVKESDLALLISRKVFDNFLLEKARETGIEVHTGEKVLDCIEKDDHVEVRTTDNTYLGRFVLIAEGSGGTLKYKVRLRDKRTDYGLALTSEIPAEDEAIRTRLPETIDIHFGIAQGGYGWIFPHSGYYSVGIVGTAQYLKHPKKVLLDFLQENNLPGNFPIHSHIIPKGGIKRKIVSSRLLLSGDAAGFVDAFTGEGIAYAIRSGQLAAEAVANLVMYSQKLSSLKAYESSCRKELGNYLAGSLKMEKIMHRFPGVSFKLAVNNSEILDKYLDEVVIGRNYKDYIRWLLLNFCLAEPVSRIKSLTLEGSDKSDTRKEK encoded by the coding sequence ATGTACGATCTAATTATAGTAGGAGGAGGACCTTCAGGAGCATCGGCAGGAAGGACAGCCGGGAAAAGGGGACTTTTAACCCTTTTAATTGAAAAAGAACATTTTCCGAGGTACAAACCCTGTGGAGGGGCTCTATCCTCTTACGGTTTATCCTGCCTGGATTTTAAGCTCCCTGAACAGGTAATCGAGAGAAATATCTCAAAGGTAAGGGTTCATTTCCGAGATCGCTTTGTAGAGGGAGTGAAAGAATCTGATCTCGCCCTGCTTATTTCCAGGAAAGTTTTTGATAACTTTCTGCTTGAGAAAGCCAGAGAAACCGGAATTGAGGTTCATACAGGAGAAAAAGTTCTGGATTGCATTGAAAAGGATGATCATGTTGAAGTCAGGACTACGGATAATACCTACTTGGGCAGGTTCGTGCTTATTGCAGAAGGTTCTGGTGGGACCCTTAAATATAAAGTAAGGCTGAGAGACAAAAGAACAGATTACGGGCTAGCTCTTACATCGGAAATCCCTGCTGAGGATGAAGCAATAAGAACCCGGCTCCCGGAAACTATAGATATTCATTTCGGGATTGCACAGGGAGGGTATGGCTGGATCTTTCCTCATTCAGGATATTACTCTGTAGGGATCGTTGGAACAGCTCAGTACCTGAAGCATCCGAAAAAAGTACTGCTGGACTTTTTGCAGGAAAACAATTTACCAGGTAATTTTCCTATCCATTCCCATATTATCCCCAAAGGCGGGATTAAAAGAAAAATCGTCAGTTCAAGGCTGCTCCTGAGCGGAGATGCAGCCGGGTTTGTAGATGCTTTTACGGGAGAAGGCATTGCATACGCTATCCGATCAGGACAACTTGCTGCGGAAGCAGTTGCCAATCTTGTTATGTATAGCCAGAAATTAAGCAGCCTTAAAGCCTACGAATCCAGCTGCAGGAAGGAGTTGGGTAATTATCTTGCCGGTTCTCTTAAAATGGAAAAAATAATGCACCGCTTTCCTGGGGTCTCTTTTAAACTGGCTGTCAACAACAGCGAGATCCTGGATAAATATCTGGACGAAGTGGTAATTGGCAGGAATTATAAAGATTACATCCGCTGGTTATTATTGAATTTCTGCCTGGCTGAACCTGTCTCCAGAATAAAGTCTCTTACACTGGAAGGGTCCGACAAAAGTGATACAAGAAAGGAAAAATAA
- a CDS encoding methanogenesis marker 9 domain-containing protein, with protein MSDYLFNLCTGYVRFKNPIVLAPMAGIVDSAFANQYASNAGLVVLGAFNLDEASIAVASKLAARGRKEFISDEPMELIKKEIRAVTSGSAVAVNVRSTTLEPLIEAAKIVKEEGAILELNAHCRQPEMLEAGIGESLLHDLPRLSAWIRAIKETGVVLSVKVRANVVNDTELARLIDKSGADIIHVDAAMEGFGADLDAILNYRDATRLFLIGNNSVTDFEAAKDMFSRGADMVSVARGVLENPKLIDELVENVTLYQKSIGWYNAPKHVCSEGDFRALAFCCLPVKPCPVHEKFRKLGYTAEEFARTKLEFAKGTMLEYGGDTCFGSLVWCCKITKPCWIRDGVLHTIGLSDVEYMKLKKQLADYVLDHARIPVNESD; from the coding sequence ATGAGTGATTATCTATTCAATTTGTGTACTGGATATGTCCGTTTTAAAAACCCCATTGTACTGGCGCCTATGGCAGGAATTGTCGATAGCGCTTTTGCCAACCAGTATGCAAGCAATGCCGGGCTGGTAGTTCTTGGAGCCTTCAATCTGGATGAGGCTTCAATAGCCGTTGCTTCAAAACTTGCTGCCCGGGGTAGAAAAGAGTTCATTTCCGATGAACCTATGGAACTAATAAAAAAGGAAATCCGGGCAGTTACGTCCGGGAGTGCAGTTGCGGTAAATGTGAGGAGTACCACGCTTGAACCCCTCATTGAAGCTGCAAAAATTGTTAAAGAAGAGGGAGCGATCCTTGAGTTAAATGCTCACTGCAGGCAGCCTGAAATGCTCGAAGCCGGAATAGGAGAATCCCTTCTCCACGATCTTCCACGCCTTTCAGCCTGGATCAGAGCCATAAAAGAGACCGGAGTCGTACTTTCCGTAAAAGTAAGGGCAAATGTTGTCAATGATACCGAACTTGCAAGGCTTATAGATAAGTCGGGTGCGGATATTATACATGTTGATGCCGCAATGGAAGGCTTCGGAGCCGATCTTGATGCAATCCTTAATTACAGGGATGCCACAAGGCTGTTCCTTATAGGAAATAATTCGGTCACGGATTTTGAGGCTGCAAAGGATATGTTTTCCCGGGGAGCCGATATGGTCTCTGTTGCCAGGGGAGTCCTTGAGAATCCTAAGCTTATAGATGAACTGGTAGAAAACGTAACGCTTTACCAGAAGTCAATAGGCTGGTATAATGCTCCTAAGCACGTTTGCAGTGAAGGAGACTTCAGGGCGCTGGCTTTCTGCTGCCTGCCTGTAAAACCCTGCCCTGTGCACGAAAAATTCCGAAAACTTGGATATACAGCAGAAGAGTTTGCCAGGACAAAGCTCGAGTTTGCGAAGGGTACAATGCTGGAATATGGAGGAGACACATGTTTCGGAAGCCTTGTCTGGTGCTGTAAAATCACCAAGCCCTGCTGGATCAGGGATGGGGTGTTACACACGATCGGCCTCTCTGACGTAGAATATATGAAGCTTAAAAAACAACTGGCAGATTACGTACTCGATCACGCCAGAATCCCAGTAAATGAATCCGACTAA
- a CDS encoding triphosphoribosyl-dephospho-CoA synthase codes for MNPTNTGFACPVSGWAENPQISSFIARCAQLAMLLEVSASPKPGNVDREHNYPDTCFEHFVASSVSVYPVIEQAARSRSGIGMLIRSAVCESSAWQNGGNTHFGAFLLLIPLSMAAGELLNSSRIVPYKLLPEEFEVLAANAHAFVRATNCEDAVEFYRAFEVAGVRVNSVDEFSLEDSDSTAKLRAQEVTLYELMEIARGYDLIANEWTSGFGRCLEGAKIITGFMQAQTQKAETSVSNCSGTGINEAIVYTFLKLLSRHRDTFIETKFDKATAEYVSSRAGEILSTWETFSGSKARDFAALLPAVQEFDSELLRKRINPGSTADIIIAGLFIALLGGLRF; via the coding sequence ATGAATCCGACTAATACTGGCTTTGCCTGCCCTGTATCCGGATGGGCAGAAAACCCACAGATTTCAAGCTTTATTGCACGCTGTGCCCAGCTTGCTATGCTGCTTGAAGTCTCAGCCTCGCCCAAGCCAGGGAATGTGGACAGGGAACATAACTATCCTGATACGTGCTTTGAACATTTCGTAGCTTCTTCTGTAAGTGTTTACCCTGTTATTGAGCAGGCTGCTAGAAGCAGAAGCGGCATAGGGATGCTTATTCGAAGTGCAGTTTGCGAGAGTTCAGCCTGGCAGAATGGAGGAAATACTCATTTCGGGGCTTTTCTATTACTCATTCCTCTCTCAATGGCTGCTGGAGAACTTCTCAATTCAAGCAGAATAGTCCCTTACAAGCTTTTACCTGAAGAATTCGAAGTCCTTGCTGCAAATGCACATGCCTTTGTACGGGCTACGAACTGTGAGGATGCTGTCGAGTTCTACAGGGCTTTTGAAGTGGCAGGCGTCAGGGTTAACAGCGTGGACGAATTCAGCCTTGAAGACTCCGACTCAACTGCCAAACTCAGAGCGCAGGAAGTTACTCTTTACGAACTCATGGAAATCGCCAGGGGGTACGACCTGATTGCAAATGAATGGACCTCAGGTTTTGGCCGCTGCCTGGAGGGAGCAAAAATTATAACTGGGTTCATGCAGGCTCAAACCCAGAAAGCTGAAACTTCGGTTTCCAATTGTTCGGGTACAGGTATAAACGAAGCTATCGTGTACACTTTCCTAAAATTGCTTTCCAGGCACAGGGATACTTTCATCGAGACCAAATTCGATAAAGCCACGGCAGAATATGTATCCTCAAGGGCAGGCGAGATTCTCTCAACCTGGGAGACTTTTTCAGGTTCGAAAGCCAGGGACTTTGCAGCTTTGCTTCCAGCTGTACAGGAATTTGATTCCGAACTTCTCAGGAAGAGAATTAATCCTGGTTCGACAGCAGACATTATTATAGCTGGACTGTTCATTGCTCTTCTGGGGGGACTGCGCTTTTGA
- a CDS encoding DUF447 domain-containing protein, with product MTGFLPDYGKNESESSTVELSSFGIREGISEVIVSTGVESPNAAPIGIIVKGGRTFVRLFKGTHTWENVLKERYLAANVVYNSLLFVRSTFSDLELSEFDYVPVHGLNFPVLKEAAAWVIFECVNIKDTDQALVADLIPVKAGFNEANLKSLPVPNRGFNAVLEAAVHATRYQLTGEEKYIELIRRYESLASKCGGESEKKAMKLIYQILGL from the coding sequence TTGACAGGATTTCTCCCTGATTATGGAAAAAATGAAAGCGAATCCTCCACTGTCGAGCTTTCTTCTTTCGGGATTCGGGAAGGCATTTCCGAAGTGATCGTCAGCACAGGTGTAGAATCTCCTAATGCTGCCCCTATTGGAATAATCGTGAAAGGTGGAAGGACTTTTGTCAGGCTTTTCAAAGGCACTCATACCTGGGAAAACGTACTTAAAGAAAGGTATCTTGCGGCAAACGTAGTTTACAACTCCCTGCTTTTTGTACGTTCGACTTTTTCCGATCTTGAGCTGTCGGAATTTGATTATGTCCCTGTTCACGGGCTAAATTTTCCGGTTTTAAAGGAAGCCGCAGCCTGGGTCATTTTTGAGTGCGTCAATATCAAGGATACTGACCAGGCGCTTGTAGCCGATCTAATTCCTGTAAAAGCAGGCTTCAATGAAGCTAATTTGAAAAGCCTGCCTGTGCCCAACAGGGGGTTCAATGCCGTGCTTGAGGCAGCTGTCCATGCAACTCGCTACCAGCTTACAGGCGAGGAGAAATATATTGAACTGATTCGCCGCTATGAATCTCTGGCTTCAAAGTGCGGGGGAGAAAGCGAGAAAAAGGCTATGAAATTAATTTATCAAATCCTGGGTTTGTGA
- a CDS encoding dihydromethanopterin reductase (acceptor) — MSFKRIAWGITGAGHFLDRSYQVFKEIKLRSPDVSVNTFISRAAEEVLRMYGLEQKLVKISDGDYLEEIFRESEQGSSSPKVGRFLLGRYDALFITPATSNTVSKIAYGIADSLVTNAVAQAVKGRVPVYVVPVDIEGSIVSEMPYNIDRKQCRHCEDCPPRENCPHGAITERNGLTDQIELLKCKGCGICKELCPYGAIKGGPVEILVRDVDKRNVEIIKSLQGITVLESPEKILDFF; from the coding sequence ATGAGTTTTAAAAGGATCGCGTGGGGCATTACGGGTGCCGGGCATTTCTTGGACCGCAGTTACCAGGTCTTTAAGGAAATTAAGCTCAGAAGCCCAGATGTTTCCGTAAACACATTTATCTCCAGGGCTGCCGAGGAGGTTTTACGCATGTATGGGCTTGAACAAAAGCTTGTTAAAATCTCCGACGGCGATTATCTTGAAGAAATCTTCCGGGAAAGCGAGCAGGGTTCAAGTTCTCCGAAAGTAGGGCGTTTCTTGCTTGGCAGATATGACGCCCTGTTTATTACGCCAGCAACCTCAAACACGGTTTCGAAAATTGCTTATGGGATTGCGGACTCCCTTGTAACCAATGCCGTTGCCCAGGCTGTAAAAGGAAGAGTGCCTGTTTATGTTGTGCCAGTAGATATCGAAGGTTCAATAGTCTCGGAAATGCCCTATAATATCGATCGAAAACAGTGCAGGCATTGCGAGGACTGTCCTCCGCGAGAAAACTGCCCTCATGGAGCAATAACTGAGAGAAATGGTTTAACTGACCAGATAGAGCTTTTGAAATGCAAGGGCTGCGGGATTTGCAAAGAGCTCTGCCCTTATGGCGCAATAAAAGGCGGGCCTGTGGAAATTCTGGTCAGAGATGTAGATAAACGTAATGTTGAGATTATAAAAAGTTTGCAGGGAATTACTGTGCTTGAAAGTCCTGAAAAAATTTTGGATTTCTTTTAA
- a CDS encoding PHP domain-containing protein: MPMGRRQRNYEERLIAPEKAAELIEEGWKRADLHIHTTCSFDVLPVKDMHPENLYEKALKLGMDYITFTDHDTIEAYDILGWDREKLIPGVEMSVYDPEFAGHSLHINIFEFDREEFFELREISEIEHDLKSFIKYLRRHKLPYIYNHPFWFEFHREPNPSAVPRLAKLFPVLEYNMHELKQKNELTIALAEKFGKGIVATTDAHTGRFGEVYTLAKGDNFREFFANIEKGNNYIVPKNLTRELLIEEMNTWIDLIFEKSQKSSDIKSYLTGIKSLDAMVRISRSTLLNCFPGLNRKTMNLLYMISNTGLPASFYLHAEKNLAKEIEKQIEIKK, encoded by the coding sequence ATGCCTATGGGAAGAAGGCAAAGGAACTACGAGGAGAGACTGATAGCTCCGGAAAAGGCAGCCGAGCTTATAGAAGAGGGGTGGAAGCGAGCAGATCTGCACATTCATACCACTTGTTCTTTCGACGTACTTCCTGTTAAAGACATGCATCCGGAAAACCTTTATGAGAAAGCACTCAAGCTCGGAATGGATTATATCACGTTTACGGACCACGATACCATAGAAGCATACGATATTCTCGGATGGGATCGTGAAAAGCTCATTCCCGGGGTTGAGATGAGTGTTTATGACCCTGAATTTGCAGGACATAGCCTTCATATTAACATTTTTGAATTTGACAGGGAAGAGTTCTTTGAACTCAGAGAAATTTCAGAGATCGAACATGACCTGAAAAGTTTTATAAAATATCTCAGGCGGCATAAGCTTCCATATATATACAACCACCCATTCTGGTTCGAATTCCATCGTGAGCCGAACCCTTCAGCAGTACCGAGACTGGCAAAACTTTTCCCTGTACTGGAGTACAATATGCATGAGCTCAAGCAGAAGAATGAACTTACTATCGCCCTGGCTGAAAAATTCGGAAAAGGCATTGTTGCGACAACCGACGCTCATACCGGGAGATTCGGGGAAGTGTATACCCTTGCAAAAGGCGACAATTTCAGGGAGTTTTTCGCGAATATAGAAAAGGGGAATAACTACATTGTCCCCAAAAACCTTACCAGGGAGCTTCTGATAGAGGAAATGAATACCTGGATAGACCTGATTTTTGAAAAAAGCCAGAAAAGCAGCGATATAAAAAGTTATCTTACAGGAATAAAATCTCTTGATGCAATGGTTAGAATTTCAAGAAGTACACTGTTAAACTGTTTTCCCGGGCTCAACCGGAAAACTATGAATCTGCTCTATATGATTTCAAACACAGGGCTTCCGGCTTCATTCTATCTGCATGCAGAAAAAAATCTCGCAAAGGAGATTGAAAAACAAATAGAAATCAAAAAATAA
- a CDS encoding DUF1796 family putative cysteine peptidase — protein sequence MNSSDEIVGSLGQDLRNGRSYDFAVSLGAACIVASKMEQNSLRLFAGPFDWIVGSPERVNYLIKNNFEDFFRYENLEIEGRRDGKFLVRDRLNWLLSVHDFKETGSKISRSEYSKVMEKYNRRINRFYEWCRRSENALFVIFVGSEEDLQDVYRIKETISSGFPQLDFDILVVYLCSEKISEINKIDDNIYLARVYHDESNWPGSDLHWKNILSHFSINFSHKTIYLSEVLPLKNNRLNFKSSHGKHDDNNRFVYLGLSHPEPHGRWSIGNKTRIGLKVNTKPKKMTVKCSSYKNNSSLVYVNGKCVGSMDFTKGGYSHEFDLKDINMENGYLVIDFIHESPISPLSIGESADSRMLAVLFDEIKFS from the coding sequence ATGAATTCTAGCGATGAGATTGTCGGTTCTTTAGGTCAGGATCTCAGGAACGGTCGATCATATGATTTTGCGGTAAGTCTTGGAGCAGCCTGCATAGTTGCCAGTAAAATGGAACAGAATAGCCTGAGACTTTTTGCAGGACCTTTTGACTGGATAGTAGGATCTCCCGAAAGAGTAAACTATTTAATAAAAAATAATTTTGAAGATTTTTTTCGGTATGAGAACCTGGAAATCGAGGGAAGAAGAGATGGGAAATTTTTAGTAAGGGACAGGTTGAACTGGCTTCTATCGGTCCATGATTTTAAGGAGACTGGAAGTAAGATCTCCAGAAGTGAGTACAGCAAGGTAATGGAGAAATATAATCGGCGGATCAATAGGTTTTATGAATGGTGCAGAAGATCCGAAAATGCCCTGTTTGTTATATTTGTGGGATCTGAAGAGGATCTCCAAGACGTATACAGAATAAAAGAAACAATAAGTTCTGGTTTCCCACAACTGGACTTCGATATCCTGGTAGTTTATCTTTGCTCCGAAAAAATTTCCGAGATAAATAAAATAGATGATAATATCTACCTTGCAAGAGTATACCATGACGAGAGCAACTGGCCAGGATCGGATTTGCACTGGAAGAATATCCTCAGCCACTTTTCCATTAATTTCTCGCATAAAACGATTTATCTTTCCGAAGTGCTTCCTTTAAAGAATAATCGCCTTAATTTTAAAAGTTCCCATGGTAAACATGATGATAATAACAGGTTTGTTTATCTGGGTTTATCCCACCCTGAACCTCATGGCAGGTGGTCAATAGGAAATAAAACAAGAATAGGGTTAAAAGTAAATACAAAACCTAAAAAAATGACCGTAAAATGTAGTTCATATAAAAATAATAGCAGCTTAGTGTATGTAAATGGAAAATGTGTAGGAAGCATGGATTTTACAAAAGGCGGCTATTCTCATGAATTTGATTTAAAAGACATTAATATGGAAAACGGGTATTTAGTTATAGATTTTATTCATGAATCTCCAATATCTCCCCTCTCTATTGGAGAATCGGCAGATTCGAGAATGTTAGCCGTTCTATTTGATGAGATAAAATTTTCCTGA